The following proteins are co-located in the Microvirga ossetica genome:
- the metG gene encoding methionine--tRNA ligase, which translates to MADKQKFYITTAISYPNGAPHIGHAYEVVASDAIARFKRIDGYDVFFMTGTDEHGLKIQQTADKSGTTPKAFVDEMATKFKAMADRLDCSYDRFIRTTDADHLPSTQELWRRMQEKGDIYLSKYSGWYSVRDEAYYDESELTKQPDGSWRAPTGTPVEWIEEESYFFRLAAYQDRLLAHYEANPDFISPETRRNEITSFVRSGLQDLSISRTTFNWGLPVPGAPKHVMYVWIDALNNYVTGCGFPDENDPRWHYWPADVHIIGKDIVRFHTVYWPAFLMSAELPLPKRVFGHGFLLNKGEKMSKSVGNVVDPFDLADTYGVDQIRYFFMREVPFGQDGNYSHEAIVNRINADLANDLGNLAQRSLSMIAKNCDARVPQPGEFTQADQDILWLADALPGKARAAMKDFAVHTALAEIWAVVAEANRYFASQEPWVLRKSDPARMNTVLYVTAEVLRAVGILAQPFVPTAAAKLLDLLSVAPEGRVLASVGPEHRLAAGTALPQPAPIFPRYIEAEAS; encoded by the coding sequence ATGGCCGACAAGCAGAAATTCTATATCACCACGGCTATCTCGTACCCGAATGGGGCTCCGCATATCGGCCACGCCTACGAGGTCGTCGCCTCGGATGCCATCGCGCGCTTCAAGCGCATCGACGGCTATGACGTCTTCTTCATGACCGGGACGGACGAGCACGGCCTGAAGATCCAGCAGACGGCGGACAAGAGCGGCACGACGCCGAAAGCCTTCGTCGATGAGATGGCCACCAAGTTCAAGGCCATGGCCGACCGGCTCGACTGCTCCTACGACCGTTTCATCCGCACCACGGATGCCGATCACCTGCCCTCGACCCAGGAGCTCTGGCGCCGGATGCAGGAGAAGGGGGATATCTATCTCTCCAAATATTCCGGCTGGTACTCGGTCCGGGACGAGGCCTATTACGACGAGAGCGAGCTAACCAAGCAGCCCGACGGCAGCTGGCGTGCGCCTACCGGCACGCCTGTCGAATGGATCGAGGAGGAGAGCTATTTCTTCCGCCTCGCTGCCTATCAGGACCGTCTGCTGGCGCATTACGAGGCCAACCCGGATTTCATCAGCCCGGAGACGCGGCGTAACGAGATCACGAGCTTCGTCCGCTCCGGCCTGCAGGATCTCTCGATCAGCCGTACGACCTTCAACTGGGGCCTGCCGGTGCCGGGCGCACCGAAGCACGTCATGTACGTGTGGATCGATGCCCTCAATAATTACGTGACGGGCTGCGGCTTCCCGGATGAGAACGATCCGCGCTGGCATTACTGGCCGGCGGATGTGCACATCATCGGCAAGGATATCGTACGCTTCCATACGGTCTATTGGCCGGCCTTCCTCATGTCAGCGGAGCTGCCGCTGCCCAAGCGCGTCTTCGGTCACGGCTTCCTGCTGAACAAGGGCGAGAAGATGTCGAAGTCGGTCGGCAACGTGGTCGATCCGTTCGACCTTGCTGACACCTACGGCGTCGACCAGATCCGCTATTTCTTCATGCGCGAAGTGCCGTTCGGCCAGGACGGGAACTACTCCCATGAGGCCATCGTCAACCGCATCAACGCTGATCTGGCGAACGATCTCGGCAATCTGGCGCAGCGCTCGCTGTCGATGATCGCCAAGAACTGCGATGCTCGCGTGCCGCAGCCGGGGGAGTTCACCCAGGCCGATCAGGACATCCTCTGGCTCGCCGATGCGCTGCCCGGGAAGGCGAGGGCGGCGATGAAGGACTTTGCCGTCCACACGGCCCTGGCGGAGATCTGGGCCGTTGTGGCGGAGGCCAACCGCTATTTCGCATCCCAGGAGCCATGGGTGCTGCGCAAGAGCGATCCGGCGCGCATGAACACGGTGCTCTATGTCACGGCCGAGGTTCTGCGGGCGGTCGGCATCCTGGCCCAGCCCTTTGTTCCTACGGCTGCGGCCAAGCTGCTCGACCTCCTTTCGGTCGCGCCGGAGGGCAGGGTGCTCGCGTCGGTCGGGCCGGAGCACCGCCTGGCCGCCGGGACGGCGCTTCCGCAACCTGCGCCGATTTTCCCGCGTTATATCGAGGCGGAGGCGTCCTGA
- a CDS encoding DNA polymerase III subunit delta' — protein sequence MSRDDQDMADPDQFEGAPHPREQFAFFGHEEGEGAFLEGLRSGRLHHAWLIGGAQGIGKATLAYRVARAVLDPEKRADRAVRNLDVPAESTAARQVAALSHPNLSVLRRAPATDKKGPSATIPVEAVRRALAMFGSTAADGGYRICIVDSAEDLTISSANALLKVIEEPPPRSLFLIVSHAPQRVLPTIRSRCRRLLLRPLEDRDVRAAIGSLGEPWSVIPGAVVDQALRYGEGSVRRTLELLDEEKVAFIDQVTKLLNGLPKADPKQILALAEALARRDADDSYELALDTVQRWVSERLHERAGLGASRLAPLVEVCEKIDRSAREIDVFNLDRRPFILTMFDDLADAVRRAA from the coding sequence ATGTCGCGTGACGATCAAGACATGGCCGACCCGGACCAGTTCGAAGGCGCGCCTCATCCGCGCGAGCAGTTCGCCTTCTTCGGCCACGAGGAAGGCGAGGGGGCCTTCCTGGAGGGGCTGCGCAGCGGCCGCCTCCACCATGCATGGCTGATCGGCGGAGCCCAGGGCATCGGCAAGGCGACCCTCGCCTATCGCGTCGCCCGAGCCGTCCTCGACCCCGAGAAGCGAGCCGACCGGGCGGTCCGGAACCTGGATGTTCCGGCCGAGTCCACCGCAGCGCGCCAAGTCGCGGCGCTCTCGCATCCCAACCTTTCCGTGCTGCGCCGCGCTCCGGCGACCGACAAGAAAGGCCCTTCGGCGACGATCCCGGTCGAAGCGGTCCGCCGGGCGCTCGCCATGTTCGGCTCGACTGCCGCCGACGGCGGCTATCGGATTTGCATCGTCGACAGCGCCGAGGATCTGACGATCTCGAGCGCCAATGCGCTCCTCAAGGTGATCGAGGAGCCGCCGCCGCGCTCTCTCTTTCTCATCGTTAGCCATGCTCCTCAGAGGGTTCTGCCCACCATCCGCTCCCGGTGCCGTCGCCTGCTGCTGCGGCCGCTCGAGGATCGGGATGTCAGGGCAGCGATCGGCTCCCTCGGCGAGCCCTGGAGCGTGATTCCGGGCGCGGTCGTTGATCAGGCTTTGCGCTACGGCGAAGGCTCGGTCCGCCGGACCCTGGAACTGCTCGATGAGGAGAAGGTCGCCTTCATCGACCAGGTCACCAAACTCCTGAATGGATTGCCGAAAGCCGACCCCAAGCAGATCCTTGCCCTCGCAGAGGCTCTTGCCAGACGCGACGCGGACGACAGCTATGAACTGGCCCTGGATACCGTCCAGCGGTGGGTTTCCGAGAGGCTGCACGAGCGGGCGGGCCTTGGCGCCTCACGGCTTGCGCCCTTGGTGGAGGTATGTGAGAAGATCGACCGCTCGGCGCGCGAGATCGACGTGTTCAACCTCGACCGCCGGCCCTTCATCCTGACGATGTTCGACGATCTCGCCGATGCCGTTCGGCGAGCGGCTTGA
- the tmk gene encoding dTMP kinase codes for MAGCFITFEGGEGAGKSTQIERLKNRLERLAQPVLVTREPGGSPHAEEIRAFILGGHAKHLGPFAEALMFAAARIDHLDQTIVPALRSGTHVLCDRFADSTRAYQGSLGNIDKGLIDRLEKVTLQGVKPDLTLILDLPAEIGLARAGARQARKGEGADRFEEEDISFHQSLRQAYLSIAEAEPKRCVVVDANQDLDEVETAIWAALCERLPQMTEHAVRPLDVA; via the coding sequence ATGGCAGGCTGCTTCATCACGTTCGAAGGCGGGGAGGGCGCAGGCAAGTCGACCCAGATCGAGAGACTGAAGAACCGGCTCGAGCGGCTGGCGCAGCCCGTTCTCGTGACCCGCGAACCGGGCGGTTCGCCCCATGCGGAGGAGATCCGCGCTTTCATCCTCGGTGGGCATGCCAAGCATCTGGGTCCCTTCGCCGAGGCCTTGATGTTTGCCGCAGCCCGCATCGACCATCTCGATCAAACCATCGTTCCCGCCCTCAGGAGCGGAACCCATGTCCTGTGCGACCGCTTCGCGGATTCGACCCGTGCCTATCAGGGATCGTTGGGCAATATCGACAAGGGTTTGATCGATCGGCTCGAAAAGGTGACCCTGCAGGGCGTGAAGCCCGACCTGACGTTGATCCTCGATCTGCCCGCCGAAATCGGGCTTGCGCGGGCCGGAGCAAGGCAGGCCCGAAAAGGCGAGGGGGCGGACCGGTTCGAGGAAGAGGATATCTCCTTCCACCAATCCCTTCGCCAAGCCTATCTGTCCATTGCCGAGGCCGAGCCGAAACGGTGCGTCGTGGTCGATGCGAACCAGGACCTGGACGAGGTCGAGACCGCGATCTGGGCCGCGTTGTGTGAGCGTCTTCCGCAAATGACCGAACATGCGGTGAGGCCCCTCGATGTCGCGTGA
- a CDS encoding D-alanyl-D-alanine carboxypeptidase family protein, which yields MRHVKVARFLATLGLVLSAASLAWPQAAQAQGFQTIAPTAILMDAESHAVLFEKNADELTAPASMAKTMTAEVVFNEIKNGRLNFDSEFMISENAWRKGGGGSGGSAMFARVHTNVRLEDLLRGLIVQSGNDAAIAIAEGIAGTEDNFARMMNERAKQIGLTKSTFRNATGYGHPEQKATVRELAKLALYIIETYPDLYKIFGEREFTWNKIRQQNRNPLLFLDIGADGLKTGNIDEAGFGLIGSAVQNDQRLIVVVNGLKSAKDRAAESRKLLDWGFRAFESQQLFAAGQVVGEAQVFGGNRRALPLVSKKPVRVLVPRGDGERVTARIVYTGPLKAPVQKGAEVARLQVNRGDMQAVEMPLYANEDIQEGTLSQRALDGLLEFSTGWVRRAFTSLVEGI from the coding sequence ATGCGTCACGTTAAGGTCGCCCGATTCCTGGCGACGCTCGGTCTTGTGTTGAGTGCCGCTTCTTTGGCCTGGCCTCAGGCGGCGCAGGCACAGGGCTTTCAGACGATTGCACCGACGGCCATCCTCATGGACGCCGAGAGCCATGCGGTTCTTTTCGAGAAGAATGCGGATGAACTCACGGCGCCTGCCAGCATGGCCAAGACCATGACGGCCGAGGTCGTCTTCAACGAGATCAAGAACGGCCGCCTGAACTTCGACAGCGAGTTCATGATCTCCGAAAATGCCTGGCGCAAAGGGGGAGGCGGCTCCGGCGGCTCCGCCATGTTCGCCAGGGTCCACACCAATGTTCGGCTGGAAGACCTGCTGCGGGGCCTGATCGTTCAATCGGGCAACGATGCCGCCATCGCCATCGCCGAAGGCATCGCGGGGACGGAGGACAACTTCGCCCGCATGATGAACGAGCGCGCCAAGCAGATCGGCTTGACGAAATCGACCTTCCGGAACGCGACAGGCTATGGCCATCCGGAGCAGAAGGCGACCGTCCGCGAGCTTGCGAAGCTCGCCCTGTACATCATCGAGACCTATCCCGACCTCTACAAGATCTTCGGCGAGCGGGAATTCACCTGGAACAAGATCCGCCAGCAGAACCGCAACCCCCTGCTGTTCCTGGATATCGGCGCGGATGGCTTGAAAACCGGCAATATCGACGAAGCCGGCTTCGGCCTGATCGGGTCCGCTGTCCAGAACGATCAGCGTCTGATCGTCGTCGTGAACGGGCTGAAGAGCGCCAAGGACCGGGCGGCGGAATCGCGCAAGCTCCTCGATTGGGGCTTCAGGGCCTTCGAATCCCAGCAGCTCTTCGCTGCGGGACAGGTCGTCGGCGAGGCTCAGGTTTTCGGTGGGAACAGGAGGGCGCTGCCGCTTGTGTCCAAGAAGCCTGTTCGTGTACTTGTTCCCCGTGGCGACGGCGAGCGGGTCACGGCTCGCATCGTCTATACCGGACCGCTCAAGGCTCCCGTCCAGAAGGGTGCCGAGGTGGCCCGGCTCCAGGTCAACCGCGGGGACATGCAGGCCGTCGAAATGCCGCTCTACGCCAACGAGGATATCCAGGAAGGCACCCTGAGCCAGCGGGCTCTGGACGGCCTTTTGGAGTTCAGCACGGGCTGGGTCCGCCGCGCATTCACGAGCCTCGTCGAAGGAATCTGA